One Phaseolus vulgaris cultivar G19833 chromosome 2, P. vulgaris v2.0, whole genome shotgun sequence DNA window includes the following coding sequences:
- the LOC137809625 gene encoding probable calcium-binding protein CML46, with protein MENKHGSNTTLFLLSSCLGILAWRTKGFFSFLFYFKFVFSCVSQKGKTWIKTTVESNCEAVKQGLDYTERGPRVCKEEVVLVMEKLGMIVQCECDGIEECGVQEIEELFDEDVTLSEVEEAFDVFDQNKDGFIEARELQRVLSSLGLVKDLMECQKMINAVDQNGDQLIDRSEFVGIMEQTFG; from the coding sequence ATGGAGAACAAACACGGTAGTAATACAACCTTATTTTTGCTCTCTTCATGTCTTGGAATTCTAGCGTGGAGAACAAAGGGTTTCTTCTCATTCTTGTTTTACTTCAAGTTTGTGTTTAGTTGTGTCTCTCAAAAAGGGAAGACATGGATCAAAACTACAGTTGAGTCAAATTGTGAAGCTGTGAAGCAGGGCTTGGACTACACTGAGAGAGGGCCAAGAGTGTGCAAAGAAGAGGTGGTTTTGGTGATGGAAAAGCTAGGAATGATCGTTCAGTGTGAATGTGATGGGATTGAGGAATGTGGTGTTCAAGAAATTGAGGAATTGTTCGATGAAGATGTTACCTTGTCGGAGGTAGAAGAAGCCTTTGATGTGTTTGACCAAAACAAAGATGGGTTTATAGAGGCAAGAGAGTTGCAAAGGGTGTTGTCCTCTCTGGGGTTAGTTAAGGATTTAATGGAATGTCAGAAAATGATCAATGCAGTTGATCAAAATGGTGATCAACTAATTGATAGAAGTGAGTTTGTTGGAATTATGGAACAGACTTTTGGGTGA